From Verrucomicrobia bacterium CG1_02_43_26, one genomic window encodes:
- a CDS encoding arginine--tRNA ligase has product MPVDFNIAEDLENKIKFVASQLDSFDSSFSPDVKPADPRFGDFQANGVLPFAKSVKKNPRELATELVNAFKAHNTFPDNVVQFDIAGPGFINFKLSPLALFTWLRKYKTEADFKHAAGSFHKGKTITIDYSSPNTAKQMHVGHLRSMVIGEALKRLLSFCGARVIGDNHIGDWGTQFGILIMAIHRFNYDLNSPHADVLEDLEGIYQRGTALFNEDPSAKAEAHQALVKLQKGDEHYLAIWQKINDVSYKAFEEIYNAFNVKFDIVMGESCYRNDVDRIYKELEETGVAVESEGALVVFHPREDQDDYPFIVRKTDGASNYASTDLATILHHANELHADEMVYVTDGRQQDHFKYLYLTAEKWFNAMGYTNLPKYHHTWFGSILGEDGKAIKTRAGKSIKLKELVKEAIDRAFAVVTEKNPDLSEDERHKVAKVVGIGALRYADLSQNRTHDYVFSWEKLLSFDGNTAPYLLYAIARIYSIFRKLDLTPGDFEDAASPFETEKEIELARKLLNFPIALQQAIADFRPHFICTYLFELAGCFSSFYNADKVIVEDNTVKSRRLLLCARTLSVLETGLHLLGLETLKKM; this is encoded by the coding sequence ATGCCTGTAGACTTTAATATTGCCGAAGATTTAGAAAATAAAATTAAATTTGTTGCTTCCCAGCTCGATTCGTTTGATAGTTCGTTCTCTCCGGATGTCAAGCCGGCTGATCCTCGTTTCGGCGATTTCCAAGCCAATGGAGTCCTTCCTTTCGCAAAATCAGTAAAGAAAAATCCTCGAGAGCTCGCCACAGAATTAGTCAACGCCTTTAAGGCTCATAATACTTTTCCGGATAACGTCGTACAATTCGATATCGCTGGCCCGGGTTTTATCAACTTTAAGCTCTCCCCTCTCGCCTTGTTTACTTGGTTAAGGAAATACAAAACAGAGGCGGATTTCAAACACGCCGCGGGTTCTTTCCATAAGGGCAAAACCATCACCATAGATTACTCTTCCCCAAACACCGCCAAGCAAATGCATGTCGGCCACTTGCGCTCTATGGTCATCGGGGAAGCCCTTAAGCGTCTCCTCTCTTTCTGTGGCGCCAGGGTCATCGGAGATAACCATATCGGCGACTGGGGTACCCAATTCGGCATCCTCATCATGGCCATACATCGTTTTAACTATGATTTAAATTCCCCTCACGCCGATGTCCTTGAAGACCTTGAGGGTATCTACCAAAGGGGCACCGCTCTTTTCAACGAAGATCCTTCAGCAAAAGCTGAAGCCCACCAGGCTCTGGTTAAGCTGCAAAAGGGCGATGAGCATTACCTCGCCATCTGGCAGAAAATTAATGATGTTTCCTATAAGGCTTTCGAAGAGATTTACAACGCGTTTAACGTGAAATTCGATATCGTGATGGGCGAATCTTGCTACCGTAACGATGTTGACCGTATTTACAAGGAATTAGAGGAAACCGGTGTCGCGGTCGAAAGTGAGGGCGCTCTCGTAGTCTTCCACCCCAGAGAGGATCAGGATGACTACCCGTTCATCGTCCGTAAAACAGATGGTGCGTCTAACTACGCTTCAACAGACCTCGCCACCATTCTCCACCACGCAAACGAGCTGCACGCAGACGAAATGGTCTACGTCACAGATGGTCGCCAACAGGATCATTTTAAATACCTATACCTCACCGCAGAAAAATGGTTCAACGCCATGGGCTACACAAACCTTCCCAAGTACCACCACACGTGGTTTGGGAGTATATTGGGTGAAGACGGTAAGGCCATCAAAACGCGCGCGGGTAAATCCATAAAACTCAAGGAACTCGTCAAGGAAGCCATCGATCGCGCTTTCGCAGTCGTAACGGAAAAAAACCCGGATCTCTCAGAAGACGAAAGACATAAGGTAGCTAAAGTTGTCGGCATCGGCGCTCTTCGCTATGCAGATCTCTCCCAAAACCGCACGCACGATTACGTCTTTAGTTGGGAAAAACTGCTATCTTTTGATGGTAATACTGCCCCTTACTTGCTCTACGCCATCGCGCGTATTTATTCCATTTTCCGCAAACTTGATCTCACTCCAGGTGATTTCGAAGATGCCGCTTCTCCTTTCGAAACAGAAAAGGAGATCGAGCTGGCCAGAAAACTGCTCAACTTCCCCATTGCGCTACAACAGGCCATCGCAGACTTTCGTCCTCACTTTATTTGCACCTATTTGTTTGAGCTCGCAGGCTGCTTCTCTTCTTTCTACAACGCAGATAAAGTTATCGTAGAAGACAATACCGTCAAATCCCGTCGCCTCCTTCTCTGCGCTCGCACGTTAAGTGTTCTCGAAACAGGCCTTCACCTCCTGGGTCTCGAAACACTAAAGAAGATGTAA
- a CDS encoding pyrimidine-nucleoside phosphorylase, with product MKKKTSSSSSAEKPSFVELIEKKRDGGEFTSEEIRFIVDSILDEEMPDFQLSALVMAIYFQGMSAQETAVLAEEVMLSGEVIDLSKLTNPKVDKYSTGGVGDKTSLVLGPLAAACGVVMPTMNSVDEEFCISNLCKLSAIPGFKSEIPLKKLMEQLRDVGCAILAQDEGLVPVDNKLYQMRKLTGTVASLPLITASVLSKKLAEGAEGLVVDVKWGNGSFIKDLEQAKQLARSITRVGRSMKRRCVALVTDMNQPLGTCVGTALEIQEAIQLLKGEGPEDLQELVLKLGMEIVRLAGVAGSTLSSKQIVENALKEGLAFEKFKDMIKAQGGDITYIDNPDKFPVAKHVKKLPAPKRGYVHTIDASKIAEGVKILAMGEKGEKLDVSAGVSEIQKVGTQVKQGQPLMMIHYNDQKRLDQALDYFKSAFRLAPKRPATPELVVERVA from the coding sequence ATGAAGAAAAAGACCTCGTCCTCCAGTTCAGCAGAAAAACCCAGTTTTGTTGAATTGATAGAAAAGAAGCGCGATGGTGGGGAGTTCACGAGCGAAGAGATTCGTTTCATAGTGGATTCGATACTTGATGAAGAGATGCCTGACTTTCAATTGTCAGCACTTGTGATGGCCATCTATTTTCAAGGCATGTCTGCCCAAGAGACGGCAGTATTGGCTGAAGAAGTGATGCTATCCGGAGAAGTGATTGATCTATCCAAGCTGACCAACCCGAAAGTAGATAAGTACTCTACTGGAGGAGTGGGCGACAAGACCTCATTGGTTTTGGGGCCATTAGCAGCGGCCTGTGGCGTTGTGATGCCAACGATGAATTCTGTAGACGAAGAATTCTGTATCAGTAACCTATGCAAACTTTCCGCGATTCCCGGATTTAAGTCTGAAATTCCGTTAAAGAAATTGATGGAACAATTAAGAGATGTGGGTTGTGCGATATTGGCGCAAGACGAAGGCCTGGTACCGGTTGATAACAAACTTTACCAAATGCGGAAGCTGACCGGTACGGTAGCGAGCTTACCCCTTATCACTGCGAGTGTATTGAGCAAGAAACTTGCTGAAGGAGCTGAAGGACTGGTTGTTGACGTGAAGTGGGGCAACGGTTCCTTTATAAAAGATTTAGAACAAGCGAAACAATTGGCACGTTCGATCACGCGAGTAGGTCGCTCTATGAAACGCCGTTGTGTGGCATTAGTAACCGACATGAACCAGCCCTTGGGCACATGTGTGGGTACGGCGCTTGAGATACAAGAAGCAATACAACTGCTAAAAGGCGAAGGTCCGGAAGATTTACAAGAACTGGTGCTTAAACTAGGTATGGAGATCGTTCGTTTGGCAGGTGTAGCGGGATCAACACTATCCTCGAAGCAAATTGTTGAGAACGCGCTTAAAGAAGGCCTAGCGTTTGAGAAATTTAAAGATATGATTAAAGCCCAAGGCGGCGATATTACTTATATCGATAATCCGGATAAGTTCCCGGTAGCGAAGCATGTTAAGAAATTGCCTGCTCCTAAGCGTGGGTATGTTCACACGATTGATGCAAGCAAGATTGCTGAGGGTGTGAAGATATTGGCGATGGGTGAAAAAGGCGAGAAGCTGGATGTTTCCGCAGGTGTTTCTGAGATACAGAAAGTGGGTACCCAGGTGAAACAAGGCCAGCCGTTGATGATGATTCATTATAATGATCAGAAACGTTTGGACCAGGCATTGGATTACTTCAAGTCTGCGTTTCGTTTGGCGCCTAAGCGCCCAGCTACACCAGAGTTGGTGGTTGAGCGTGTTGCTTAA
- a CDS encoding elongation factor P, with translation MASPNDIRKGKVIMYQGTPHLVLDSMHRTQGRQAGFVQSTLRNLNTGSSTTTKFRSTDSVDFCHTESKSLDFSYIDSEGYHFMDPESFEDNILPEDIIEDQKMFLVPNNNYDILFVDDKAVQLQLPAAVTMSVAEAPDAVRGDSASNVQKPITTETGMVIQVPLFIKQGEAIRVSTTDRSYLGRA, from the coding sequence ATGGCATCACCAAATGACATCCGTAAGGGTAAAGTAATTATGTATCAGGGCACACCGCACCTCGTCCTCGATTCAATGCACCGTACCCAGGGTCGCCAAGCCGGCTTCGTCCAGTCTACTTTGCGTAACTTGAATACCGGTTCTTCCACAACCACAAAATTTCGCTCAACCGATTCCGTTGACTTCTGTCACACCGAATCCAAGAGCCTCGACTTTTCTTACATCGACTCCGAGGGCTACCACTTCATGGACCCAGAGTCTTTTGAAGATAACATCCTTCCAGAGGATATCATCGAAGACCAAAAAATGTTCCTCGTTCCCAATAATAATTACGATATCCTTTTTGTAGACGATAAAGCCGTCCAACTACAACTTCCCGCAGCCGTCACCATGTCTGTTGCCGAAGCTCCCGATGCCGTTCGTGGCGATAGTGCGTCTAATGTCCAAAAGCCCATCACGACCGAAACCGGCATGGTCATTCAGGTTCCTCTTTTTATCAAACAGGGCGAGGCTATCCGCGTCAGTACAACGGATCGTTCTTACTTAGGCCGCGCTTAA
- a CDS encoding phosphoribosylformylglycinamidine cyclo-ligase, producing MDKIEQRYLSRGVSPTKADLHRVVANLSPGLFPGSFCKINEDFLTGDNTKCAVIHADGSGTKSLIAYLYYRETSDASVFQGIAQDSIVMNIDDLLCVGVYDNILLSNTINRNAKNVPIEVINALILGTESFIKHLQSLGIHIHSGGGETADVGDITSTLSVDSCAVALLDRKHVINNRNIRPDLSIIGLASYGTASYETLENSGIGCNGLTSARHDLLSSYYKGKYPETFDPHIPNNLVYSGPYKLEDPLPESSLTIGQALLSPTRTYAPVLAKLLGEHREKLIGLIHCSGGGQSKCLRFGQDTHFVKDNLLPVPPIFKAIQAATQTSPKEMFRVFNMGHRMEIYCEPNHADCLLNIIKEFNIDAAVIGHTEASQRNSRENHLTIVHDQQSIEFSL from the coding sequence ATGGATAAGATCGAACAGCGTTATCTCTCTCGTGGCGTTTCGCCCACTAAGGCAGATCTCCACAGGGTTGTCGCAAACCTCTCTCCTGGCCTTTTCCCGGGATCGTTTTGTAAAATAAATGAGGATTTCTTAACGGGTGATAACACTAAATGTGCCGTCATTCACGCCGATGGTAGTGGCACAAAATCACTCATCGCTTACTTGTATTACAGGGAAACGAGCGATGCGTCCGTCTTCCAGGGCATTGCTCAGGATAGCATCGTCATGAACATCGATGATCTCTTGTGTGTCGGCGTTTATGATAACATTTTGTTGTCTAACACGATCAATCGTAACGCAAAAAATGTACCTATAGAGGTGATTAATGCGCTGATTCTGGGAACCGAATCTTTTATTAAACACCTCCAATCTCTGGGTATTCACATCCATAGTGGGGGCGGAGAAACGGCTGACGTGGGTGACATCACCTCAACGTTGTCTGTAGACTCTTGCGCCGTTGCCTTACTGGATCGTAAGCATGTCATCAATAACCGCAACATCAGGCCTGATCTCAGTATCATCGGTCTCGCCTCTTACGGGACAGCTTCTTATGAGACCCTGGAGAACAGTGGTATCGGCTGCAATGGCCTCACCAGCGCCCGTCACGATCTTCTATCTTCTTACTATAAAGGCAAATATCCCGAAACATTTGATCCCCATATCCCCAACAATCTCGTCTACTCGGGTCCCTATAAACTAGAGGATCCATTGCCGGAATCTTCCCTTACAATTGGCCAAGCGCTTCTTAGCCCCACGCGCACCTACGCCCCTGTCTTGGCAAAACTTTTAGGAGAGCATCGAGAAAAGCTCATCGGCCTCATCCACTGTTCCGGTGGCGGCCAATCCAAATGCCTTCGTTTCGGCCAAGACACCCATTTCGTAAAGGATAACCTCCTTCCCGTGCCTCCCATTTTTAAAGCAATCCAAGCGGCTACTCAAACGTCTCCTAAGGAAATGTTCCGGGTTTTTAACATGGGGCACCGTATGGAAATTTATTGCGAGCCCAACCACGCAGACTGTCTGCTAAACATTATTAAAGAATTCAATATCGATGCTGCCGTCATCGGTCACACGGAAGCTAGTCAAAGGAATTCACGGGAAAATCATCTCACAATCGTTCATGATCAACAATCGATTGAATTTTCTTTATAA
- a CDS encoding secretion system protein, which produces MSMLTPTGSSSYSNSSNSPKTGFWEGQRLAKLRAYEKQAKKKKIKLQDLAQFTQQLGSMLQAGLPLISALDALQEQTSNPVFQIIIRNVRLDITGGTSFSDAVKKYPNAFPNLFSSMVEAGEASGALAEIMEKVSGYFEESVKLTKKVKSAMAYPIAVISLAIILVNVLLIFVIPVFADMFKDFGAELPLPTQLLISTSNFLKSNIVYIIAGIIIIWSILSRLLKTPNGKILKDRLVLVIPIVGQLSQKINLSRFCRTFAVLTRSGVPILRCLEICGTASDNTFILDASNDIARQVSQGGQISDVIATNAYFPTMIKHMMRAGEQTGNIDGMMHKIADFYDVEINNTVAALTSLLEPILIVFLGIVVGGIVMAMFLPIFQLSSVAGRN; this is translated from the coding sequence ATGTCCATGTTGACCCCAACTGGTAGCTCCTCATACAGCAACAGCAGCAATTCCCCCAAAACAGGCTTTTGGGAGGGTCAGCGTCTCGCCAAATTAAGAGCGTACGAAAAGCAGGCTAAGAAAAAGAAAATCAAGCTGCAGGACCTCGCCCAATTTACGCAACAATTAGGCTCCATGCTGCAGGCTGGCTTGCCTCTTATTTCGGCATTGGATGCTCTTCAGGAACAAACCTCAAACCCGGTCTTCCAAATCATTATCCGTAATGTCCGCCTGGATATCACTGGGGGTACTTCTTTCTCAGACGCGGTAAAAAAATACCCAAACGCTTTCCCTAATCTCTTTTCTAGCATGGTTGAAGCCGGCGAAGCTTCTGGCGCGCTTGCCGAGATCATGGAAAAGGTATCGGGTTATTTTGAGGAATCTGTCAAACTTACTAAAAAGGTCAAAAGCGCCATGGCCTACCCCATTGCCGTTATCAGTCTGGCCATCATTCTCGTCAACGTACTGCTCATTTTCGTTATTCCGGTTTTCGCGGATATGTTTAAGGACTTCGGTGCCGAACTTCCTCTCCCAACTCAGCTGCTCATCAGTACCAGTAATTTCCTTAAAAGTAATATTGTCTATATAATCGCGGGAATTATCATCATATGGAGTATTTTAAGCCGCTTATTAAAAACCCCTAACGGCAAGATTCTCAAGGATCGGCTTGTTCTCGTTATTCCTATCGTAGGCCAGCTTTCCCAAAAAATTAATCTCTCGCGTTTCTGCCGTACGTTTGCCGTCCTCACGCGAAGTGGTGTCCCTATCTTGCGTTGTCTGGAAATTTGTGGCACCGCAAGCGATAATACGTTTATTTTGGATGCTTCGAACGATATCGCAAGGCAGGTTAGCCAGGGCGGGCAAATATCAGATGTCATTGCCACAAATGCCTACTTCCCTACCATGATCAAACACATGATGCGTGCCGGCGAGCAAACGGGTAACATTGATGGCATGATGCATAAAATCGCGGACTTCTACGATGTCGAAATCAATAACACCGTTGCCGCGCTAACTTCCCTTCTGGAACCTATCTTGATCGTTTTCCTGGGTATCGTTGTCGGTGGCATTGTTATGGCCATGTTCCTCCCTATCTTCCAACTTTCTTCTGTTGCGGGAAGAAACTAA
- a CDS encoding chorismate mutase has product MDLDDCRKKIDEVDHQIVDLLNERLLVTKEVGKIKQNLNEEFYVPEREKKIFEKLEAFNKGPLTNKSLRAIFREVISAGIANQKPLTIAYFGPEGTFTHQAAVTNFGSSVSYVPYRSIQNVFVAVEKSEADYGVVPIENSTDGAITHSLDQLSASNLKIIAQVLQKIDLCLISQSAFNDIKRVYSIRYALAQCQEWLTRNLPHAELLEATSTTHAIELAKASDDSAAVAGKLASTLYDAPVVAEGIQDLKDNCTRFLIIAKNVPGGSTEGDFRTSITLTTKHEHGSLSKILKIFADESINLLQIESRPIRGKLWEYAFFIDIEGHWLNHNVAQAIEKVTPLTTSIKWLGSYPA; this is encoded by the coding sequence ATGGACCTAGACGACTGCAGAAAGAAAATAGATGAGGTTGACCACCAAATTGTAGACTTATTAAATGAGCGTCTCCTTGTCACAAAGGAGGTAGGCAAAATTAAGCAGAATCTTAATGAGGAGTTTTACGTCCCTGAGCGCGAAAAAAAGATTTTCGAAAAATTAGAGGCATTTAATAAGGGCCCGCTAACGAATAAATCGCTTAGGGCTATTTTTAGAGAAGTCATCTCCGCTGGCATCGCCAACCAAAAGCCACTCACCATCGCTTACTTCGGTCCGGAAGGCACGTTCACCCACCAAGCCGCCGTTACCAATTTCGGTTCTTCGGTCTCATACGTTCCTTACCGAAGTATCCAAAACGTTTTCGTTGCCGTAGAGAAAAGTGAGGCGGATTACGGGGTCGTCCCCATAGAAAATTCTACCGATGGAGCCATCACCCACTCGCTTGATCAACTGTCTGCATCTAATCTTAAGATCATCGCGCAAGTCCTTCAAAAAATTGATCTTTGTCTCATCAGTCAATCCGCCTTCAATGATATTAAAAGGGTCTATTCTATTCGCTATGCTTTAGCGCAATGCCAGGAATGGCTCACGCGAAATCTTCCACATGCCGAACTACTAGAAGCCACGAGCACCACCCACGCAATCGAGCTTGCAAAGGCATCTGATGATTCAGCAGCCGTTGCGGGCAAACTAGCTAGCACGTTATACGATGCCCCTGTAGTGGCTGAGGGAATACAAGATCTTAAGGATAATTGTACTCGTTTTCTTATCATAGCTAAAAATGTACCGGGTGGCTCCACCGAGGGGGATTTTCGTACCAGCATCACCCTTACAACCAAGCATGAGCATGGCAGTCTCAGCAAAATCTTAAAGATATTTGCGGATGAATCGATCAATTTGCTTCAAATTGAATCTAGGCCTATCCGTGGTAAGCTCTGGGAATACGCTTTCTTTATCGATATAGAAGGCCATTGGCTCAATCATAACGTAGCGCAAGCTATAGAAAAGGTTACTCCATTGACCACTTCTATCAAATGGCTGGGTAGCTATCCTGCTTAA
- a CDS encoding SMC-Scp complex subunit ScpB gives MEFNLKNVLRALLFSTSDVLSIRDIQDVIMRFQAEEKKPQVIPESDDGTQQTMNTIINQVPALITATQIREALDQMAQEYIDKASVYRVLKDHDGYRLVIAPEYSEWVRALRKEPKPLRLSQSLLETLAIIAYRQPTTRAEMEAIRGVAVDNAINKLLELELVKVLGRADLPGRPMQYGTTDTFLELCGLRELGELPASDVLSPQKISAWLNKEDEEHPLSDSDVGLADESEEESSDNTDPENPKN, from the coding sequence ATGGAGTTCAATCTCAAAAACGTACTGAGAGCTTTGCTTTTTTCTACTTCTGATGTTCTCAGTATTCGAGATATCCAGGATGTCATCATGCGTTTCCAGGCCGAGGAAAAAAAGCCTCAGGTCATTCCGGAATCCGATGATGGTACTCAACAAACCATGAATACCATCATCAATCAAGTTCCCGCGCTTATTACTGCTACTCAAATTCGTGAGGCACTCGATCAAATGGCTCAAGAATATATAGACAAAGCTTCCGTCTATCGTGTTTTAAAGGATCACGATGGCTACCGGCTCGTCATCGCACCCGAATACTCCGAATGGGTACGTGCTTTGCGTAAAGAACCCAAGCCGTTGCGTCTTAGCCAATCACTTTTAGAAACACTGGCCATCATCGCCTATCGTCAACCCACAACGCGCGCGGAAATGGAGGCTATTCGCGGGGTCGCCGTGGATAACGCCATCAATAAGCTTTTAGAGCTGGAACTTGTCAAGGTTCTCGGGCGTGCGGATCTCCCGGGCAGGCCCATGCAATACGGTACCACAGATACTTTCTTGGAGCTTTGCGGCCTGCGTGAATTAGGAGAGCTTCCTGCCTCAGATGTCCTCTCGCCTCAAAAAATCAGTGCTTGGCTAAACAAGGAGGACGAGGAACACCCGCTTTCAGATAGCGATGTCGGTCTCGCTGATGAATCAGAGGAGGAATCATCAGATAATACTGATCCCGAAAATCCAAAAAATTAA
- the pgi gene encoding glucose-6-phosphate isomerase (functions in sugar metabolism in glycolysis and the Embden-Meyerhof pathways (EMP) and in gluconeogenesis; catalyzes reversible isomerization of glucose-6-phosphate to fructose-6-phosphate; member of PGI family): MAFSQTQVGKEVMDWKRFKEYYCEVPAVGFSIDVSRINFKDTYLKEMEVEMQKAYKSMEALERGGIANPDEQRMVGHYWLRDSELAPTADIMLAIDENLDKISSFAAEVHAGKIIGQKGPFQNIVVVGIGGSALGPQFVADAFTDPKTNQMKPYFIDNTDPDGIDLVLSQLDGKLGETLVIVISKSGGTTETHNGMEEMREAYTRAGLDFTKHAVAVTGEGSKLDKFAKDSGWITCFALWDWVGGRTSELSAVGLLPAALQGIDIKNMLEGAKMMDQATRIQDTKKNPAALLALMWYHATGGKGLKDMVILPYKDRLKLFSKYLQQLVMESLGKEKDLNGNVVHQGIAVYGNKGSTDQHAYVQQLRDGVNNFYVTFIEVLKDRQNKSIEMEPGVTTGDYLHGFMLGTREALSDKDRESITVTVNDVSPFTVGALIALYERAVGFYASLVGINAYHQPGVEAGKKAAANTIELQKKVTSFLTNHPKQTFSAEVIAEQIGAKEKTETVFKLLEHMAANPDKKVTKTAYTPFYNNLYAYNPV, from the coding sequence ATGGCATTTTCACAAACCCAAGTAGGAAAAGAAGTTATGGACTGGAAACGATTTAAGGAATATTACTGCGAAGTCCCCGCGGTTGGGTTTAGTATAGACGTTAGCCGGATTAATTTTAAAGACACCTATCTCAAAGAGATGGAAGTTGAGATGCAAAAAGCATACAAGAGCATGGAAGCGCTCGAGCGCGGCGGCATTGCCAACCCGGATGAGCAACGCATGGTTGGGCATTATTGGCTGAGGGACTCAGAGCTTGCGCCTACTGCGGATATCATGTTAGCAATCGATGAGAATTTAGATAAAATAAGCAGCTTTGCCGCCGAAGTGCACGCGGGTAAGATTATTGGCCAGAAAGGGCCGTTTCAGAATATCGTTGTTGTGGGAATAGGGGGATCCGCCCTAGGACCACAGTTTGTGGCAGATGCGTTTACTGACCCCAAGACAAACCAGATGAAACCCTACTTTATTGATAATACCGACCCGGACGGAATTGATTTAGTATTATCACAGCTAGACGGAAAGCTAGGGGAGACCTTGGTGATCGTGATATCCAAGTCCGGCGGTACAACCGAGACCCATAACGGGATGGAAGAAATGAGAGAAGCGTATACCCGCGCGGGGCTAGATTTTACTAAACACGCGGTAGCCGTGACAGGTGAAGGCAGTAAGCTAGATAAGTTTGCGAAAGATTCCGGTTGGATAACCTGTTTTGCTTTGTGGGACTGGGTAGGTGGCCGAACAAGCGAGCTTTCAGCGGTAGGCCTTTTGCCTGCGGCACTACAAGGGATCGATATCAAAAATATGTTGGAAGGAGCCAAGATGATGGATCAGGCGACCCGCATACAAGATACCAAAAAGAACCCAGCTGCATTGCTAGCCCTTATGTGGTACCATGCTACAGGAGGTAAAGGATTGAAGGATATGGTTATTCTCCCCTACAAAGACCGCTTGAAGCTGTTTTCAAAGTATTTGCAGCAGTTGGTGATGGAGTCCCTCGGTAAAGAGAAAGACCTCAATGGTAATGTGGTTCACCAAGGGATAGCCGTTTACGGAAATAAAGGCTCTACGGACCAGCATGCCTATGTTCAACAATTGCGCGATGGTGTGAATAATTTTTATGTCACGTTTATAGAAGTTTTAAAAGATCGCCAAAATAAGTCGATAGAGATGGAACCCGGTGTGACTACCGGAGATTATCTGCACGGGTTTATGCTAGGGACGCGGGAAGCGTTATCTGACAAAGATAGAGAATCTATTACGGTAACCGTAAATGATGTTTCACCGTTTACTGTGGGAGCGTTGATTGCGTTATACGAAAGGGCAGTTGGATTTTATGCCTCATTAGTCGGGATAAATGCATATCATCAACCTGGAGTTGAAGCAGGTAAAAAAGCTGCGGCCAATACGATTGAACTACAGAAGAAAGTGACGAGCTTTTTAACGAATCACCCTAAACAGACCTTTAGTGCAGAAGTGATCGCAGAGCAAATTGGAGCTAAGGAGAAGACCGAAACCGTCTTTAAGCTGCTAGAGCATATGGCTGCGAATCCGGATAAAAAAGTGACGAAGACTGCTTATACTCCGTTTTATAATAATCTCTATGCATATAATCCGGTTTAG
- a CDS encoding 16S rRNA (cytidine(1402)-2'-O)-methyltransferase, whose amino-acid sequence MAGSSEGSDKGGCLYVAATPIGNLGDMSDRLKAVFQECDLVACEDTRVSKFLLDQLNIQKPMISYREENEHKQTPFLLDKIKAGEKIVLVSDAGTPALSDPGFRVIRECRREGLTVIPIPGPSAFLSALCASGLPTNAFLFVGFLQPKTAARKRFFQEYKNFPHTVILYESSHRIDKCLADLLEELGPERTICVAREITKRHETFLVGKASEVVEAFNARSKKGEFVVLFAPETYTL is encoded by the coding sequence ATGGCTGGTTCTTCTGAAGGTTCTGATAAGGGTGGTTGCTTGTATGTTGCGGCAACGCCAATCGGCAACCTTGGGGACATGTCTGATCGATTGAAGGCGGTTTTTCAGGAATGCGATCTGGTAGCGTGTGAGGATACCCGTGTTTCTAAGTTTTTGCTGGATCAGCTGAACATACAAAAGCCCATGATTTCGTATCGGGAAGAAAATGAGCATAAACAAACGCCCTTTCTTCTTGATAAAATAAAAGCAGGGGAGAAGATTGTATTAGTTTCTGATGCCGGTACACCAGCGCTGAGCGATCCTGGGTTTCGCGTGATTCGAGAATGTAGGCGAGAAGGGTTGACTGTTATACCGATTCCTGGGCCATCCGCCTTTTTATCCGCTTTATGTGCTTCCGGGTTACCCACGAACGCGTTTTTATTTGTTGGCTTTTTGCAGCCAAAGACGGCAGCCCGTAAACGCTTTTTTCAAGAATATAAAAATTTTCCCCATACGGTTATTTTATATGAATCGTCTCACCGGATAGATAAGTGTTTGGCAGATTTGCTGGAAGAGCTTGGGCCGGAGAGGACTATTTGTGTGGCAAGGGAGATTACAAAACGCCATGAGACCTTTTTGGTCGGTAAAGCCTCTGAAGTTGTAGAAGCATTTAACGCCCGGAGTAAAAAAGGAGAATTTGTGGTTCTCTTTGCGCCAGAAACATATACATTATAA